The following are from one region of the Candidatus Latescibacterota bacterium genome:
- a CDS encoding cytochrome c family protein, with translation MRKFCLLRSFLTVRIILALVLFLAVIYLTVPGSDLQARNPIKNTFFSIYPTAEGTALDDLPSNGSHCGVCHFDFGGGGQRNPYGLAIEIGLNNGLSNTDAILAAHDLDSDSDGYKNYIEITDVVNFSNTPTFPGLYEGNKDNALNVDIVDIEPYLTPAGATDIIAPTVDMIDPDGGEILPAGSYYSINYTADDASGVSHINIYLSDDGGATFKQVGKNEPAGTGFSWFVPNYPGASNRIKVEAVDNASNPGSDVSLSDFSITATPAGYVPSTLRDMDMTGTQPHEGAILEDPDVSCATCHGNYDEAAEPWYNWRGSMMGQAARDPLFLACMTIAEQDVPSVGDICIKCHFPGGWQEGRSVDTSGEMLTVLDRHGVQCDFCHRIVDYDYVEGISPAADPTVLSTVDPLPLQYANGQFINDPGPVKRGPYSDAEASHAFVESPIHRSADLCGTCHDVSNPVFVKISPGDYAPSAFDEEHPDMEIRNMLPVERTYSEWTRSEYAASGVYAPQFAGNKADGIVSTCQDCHMRDTYAKGANVTGVNDRADLAIHDLTGGNTFVPKTISAFFPDEVDEAQLNDAILRARSMLQKAASLEVIPEDFGISIKVTNETAHKLPSGYPEGRRIWLNVKALDVNGQVIYESGQYDYNEALLLKDSQ, from the coding sequence ATGAGAAAATTCTGCCTTCTCAGGTCGTTTCTGACTGTCAGGATCATCCTTGCTCTTGTCTTATTTCTGGCCGTCATCTATCTGACGGTCCCCGGGTCCGATCTTCAGGCCCGAAACCCGATCAAAAACACATTCTTTTCCATATATCCAACAGCCGAAGGTACCGCGCTGGACGATCTGCCAAGTAACGGCAGTCATTGCGGAGTCTGCCATTTTGATTTCGGCGGAGGCGGGCAGAGAAATCCCTACGGCCTTGCTATCGAGATCGGCCTGAACAACGGGCTATCTAATACCGATGCGATCCTCGCGGCACACGACCTCGACTCGGACTCGGACGGATACAAGAATTACATCGAGATAACTGATGTTGTGAACTTCTCCAACACTCCGACATTTCCCGGACTGTATGAGGGAAACAAGGACAATGCACTCAACGTCGACATCGTAGACATAGAACCCTACCTCACACCTGCGGGTGCGACCGATATTATCGCTCCGACCGTTGATATGATAGATCCCGATGGAGGGGAGATCCTCCCGGCCGGTTCATACTACTCCATCAACTACACAGCTGACGATGCCAGCGGAGTGTCGCATATAAACATCTATCTTTCAGATGACGGAGGTGCGACCTTCAAGCAGGTAGGAAAGAACGAGCCTGCAGGCACCGGTTTTTCCTGGTTCGTACCTAATTATCCTGGAGCATCCAACAGGATAAAGGTCGAAGCGGTTGACAACGCGAGCAATCCCGGTTCCGACGTCAGCCTCTCCGATTTTTCGATCACTGCTACTCCAGCTGGATATGTTCCCTCCACACTCAGGGATATGGACATGACCGGCACTCAGCCTCATGAAGGCGCGATCCTGGAAGACCCTGACGTCTCCTGCGCCACATGCCATGGTAATTACGATGAGGCTGCCGAACCCTGGTACAACTGGCGGGGAAGCATGATGGGCCAGGCGGCCCGGGACCCACTGTTTCTGGCCTGCATGACCATTGCCGAACAGGACGTTCCTTCGGTGGGCGACATCTGCATCAAGTGTCATTTTCCCGGAGGATGGCAGGAAGGAAGATCTGTCGATACAAGCGGTGAGATGCTTACCGTCCTTGACAGGCACGGAGTCCAGTGTGACTTCTGCCATCGCATAGTCGATTACGACTATGTAGAGGGTATCAGCCCCGCCGCTGACCCCACAGTGCTTTCCACGGTAGATCCACTACCACTTCAATACGCCAACGGCCAGTTCATCAACGATCCCGGCCCCGTCAAGAGGGGCCCATATTCGGACGCCGAGGCCAGTCACGCTTTCGTCGAGTCGCCTATTCACAGATCGGCAGATCTGTGCGGAACCTGTCATGATGTGAGCAACCCCGTTTTCGTCAAGATCTCCCCGGGTGACTATGCTCCTTCCGCTTTCGACGAGGAGCATCCCGACATGGAGATCAGGAATATGTTGCCGGTCGAACGGACCTACAGTGAATGGACCAGGAGCGAATATGCTGCATCAGGCGTCTATGCTCCCCAATTCGCGGGTAACAAAGCGGACGGAATAGTATCTACCTGCCAGGATTGCCACATGAGGGACACCTACGCCAAGGGAGCAAACGTGACGGGCGTCAACGACCGTGCGGACCTGGCGATTCACGACCTGACCGGCGGGAATACATTCGTTCCAAAGACGATCTCCGCATTCTTCCCCGACGAGGTAGACGAAGCTCAGCTTAACGATGCTATCTTGAGAGCCAGATCGATGCTGCAGAAAGCTGCCAGCCTTGAAGTGATCCCCGAAGATTTCGGAATATCTATAAAGGTGACTAACGAGACCGCGCACAAACTGCCTTCCGGATATCCCGAGGGAAGAAGGATATGGCTTAATGTCAAAGCGCTGGATGTGAACGGGCAGGTCATTTACGAATCTGGACAATACGATTACAATGAGGCCCTGCTTCTCAAAGACTCCCAGAT